The DNA sequence CAAATGAACGAACATGATCTATGCATCTTGTATTACTCTCAATGCTCTCGGACTTTTTTCTTTTCTTTCAATATATCCTTTTTGCTCTAACCTGCTTAAATATCTATGAACTGTACTTGTGGACTTAAAACCTACAATTTCACTTAACTCTCTTATAGAAGGACTAAATCCATTTTCATCTATGTATTTTACGATAGCATCAAATAGTTTAGATTCTTTTTCATTTAGCATGGTCATTCCCCCTTTAAACATATTATATACGAACGTAAGTTCTGTGTAAAGGGATTAAATAAAAAAG is a window from the Tepidimicrobium xylanilyticum genome containing:
- a CDS encoding LexA family protein gives rise to the protein MLNEKESKLFDAIVKYIDENGFSPSIRELSEIVGFKSTSTVHRYLSRLEQKGYIERKEKSPRALRVIQDA